Part of the Corynebacterium canis genome is shown below.
ATTAGGTCGGCGGCGCTGGCGTTGCGGGCTACCACGGTGGGGGAGGCGCTGGTGCCTTTAGGGTGATAGGACCATTCGGCCGAGTTTTCGGATATGCCGGATTGCCAGGTGACTTTGACTACCCATTGCCCGGAGGGGTCGCGATATGAGTCCCATTTGGATGTGGTGAGATCAATGTCCCGCGCTGCGAACGCGGTGGCTAGGATTTCCCACAGGGTGAGGGAGGCGGGGCCGTCGTCACGCACGGGGAGGGCGCGTTTAGCTAACTCTGCCATGCGGGAGCGCTCGAGGAGGATGGGATGGGCAAAAGGTTCGATGCGGGATTCGCGCACACCAATGGCTTCCGCGATCTCGGCGATGGAAGCGCCGCCTCGAATACGTTCTTGAATCTCGCGGGGGCGCATGGTGAGCGGGCCGGAGGGTCGGGAATCCTGTTCGGGGGTGTGCTCCTCGGCGGCGGGGGCCAGCGTGGGCACCGGATCGGCGGGTGGAGGTTCCGGCGTCGCGGGTGGGGGAGTTGCGTCTTGTCGGGCCTCGGTTGGCGCGGCGTCTGGGGAGGTGAGGATCTCTAGCAGAGAATCGTCCACGGCGAGGAAGAATTGCTCGTCGGAGTCCTCAGCGCACAACACCAAAGACGTGGCATTTGACTCGTGTGCGACAAGGTGCAGCTCGCGCATGATTCTCCTCAAAGGCTCGTGAACGAAACGACAAAGTGGATACACCCACTTGGGGTAGATGTATCCACCATAACGCGAACTTCGTGCTACTTGGCGGCGAAACCGCCGTCGAGGATGTAATCGATTGCCTTTGTCAGGGTGACAATGTCAGCAGAATCGATAGCAGGGAACATGCCGATGCGGAGCTGATTTCGCCCAAGTTTGCGGTACGGCTCAACATCAACGATGCCGTTCGCGCGCAGAATCTTGGCGATTTGGGCGGCGTCGATCGAATCCGCGAAATCGATGGTGCCGACCACCAGGGAGCGCTTCGCGGGGTCCGCCACATAACAGGAGGCCTCCTCGCGCGTGTCGGCCCATTGATATAGCGCGGTTGCGGACGCGGTGGTGCGTTCGACCATACCTGCGAGACCGCCGTTGGCGTTCATCCACTGGACCTGGTTATCCAGCAGCAAAAGCGTGCCCACGGCGGGGGTATTGTAGGTCTGGTTCTTGCGGGAATTATCCACCGCGGTTTGCAGATTCAAAAACGCCGGGATAAAACGCCCGGAGGCGTTAATCTTTTCGATTCGCTCGATGGCGGCGGGGCTCATTACCGCAAGCCACAGGCCGCCGTCCGAGGCGAAGCACTTTTGCGGGGAGAAGTAGTACACGTCGGTTTCGGCGACGTTGACGGGCAGGCCGCCGGCGCCGGACGTGGCGTCGATAGCAATCAGCGCGTCGGTATTGGCGGGGCGGGAAACCTCGGCCATGGCGCCGGTGGAAGTCTCGTTGTGCGCCCATCCGAGCAGGTCACAGCCCTCCATCGCCTGCGGGGCGGGGGCGTCACCGGGCTCCGCCTTCACCACGGTGGGCTCCTCCAACCACGGTGCCTTGGCCGCGGCGGTGGCGAATTTGCCGGAGAATTCACCGAAGGACAGATGACCAGATTTCTTTTCGATCAGCCCGAAGGTTGCGGAATCCCAGAACGCGGTGGCGCCGCCGAGGGACAGCACGATCTCGTAGCCTTCGGGAAGCTGGAACAGCTCGCCCAGGCCCTCGCGGATGGAACCGACAACATTTTTGACTGCCGCTTGGCGGTGGGAAGTTCCCATGATGCCTGGCTGGCCGTCTGCAATAGCCTGGATTTGGGGAGTGCGGACCTTCGACGGGCCACACCCGAAGCGGCCATCAACGGGGTGCAGTTCTGCTGGGAGTGTAGGGAACTCGGTCATGGCGAAGCGAAGACACTTTCTGTGAGCTTGCAAAGGGTGCTTCCTACTCTAGTCCTCAGCTTGGAGTTTCGGCGTACCCTGGGGTTATGACTGCCGACATTGCGCTAAAAAGTGGGAGATATCATGCTTGGCTTACCACTCGTGGAGGTGGAATTCGAGGACTAACTTGGGGCGGGAAGAACCTGACCGATACGTACGCTGCGGGGGCAGCCGTGCCGCTTTCGTGCGGGGTTATGCTGGGGCCGTGGCCGAACCGGACCGCCGATGGGATTTTTTCCCACCGGGGCCATATATATCGGCTGCCAATCACCGAGCCGGAACGGAATAACTCCATCCATGGCTTTATCGCCGATGTGGATTGGGAGGTCATTTCCGCCACGCCGGAGGAGGCCGTGCTGCAATACCTTTTGGAGCCGCGCCCGGGCTGGCCGTGGCGCATGCGCTTTACCAATAGCTATGTGTTGAACGATGACGGGCTGACATGCACCTCGACGGTGACGAACCTGTCGCGGCATCGCATTCCGCTCGGCTTTGGCGTGCACACCTATATCAATGCCCAGGACGCGCCGCTGGATGAGTGCGTGTTGCGGGTGCCGGCGGCGAGCAGGTTGCCGTTGGACCCGGACCGGAACCTGCCGTGCGGCCCGCTGATGCCGGTGGCGGGGACGCAATTTGATATCCGGGAGCGGACGCTGGTGGGTACCTGGCTGGATGATGCGTTTACGGTGGATAAGCACGCCGCGGGCGAATGCTTCGTGTTGGACGCTCGCGGGGCGGGCGCTAAACTCTGGTTCGACCCCGCATTTGGGTGGGTACAGGTGTTCACCGCCGCCGATTTCCCTGGGCGTGGGCGTGCGATTGCTATTGAGCCGATGACCTGCCCGCCGGACGGGTTGCGGTCGGGTGTTGACCTGATTTATCTTGAGCCGGGCGAATCCTGGGAGGCTTCCTGGGGCGTAGCGGGGGTAGAGGGAGAGGGTAAAAAGTAAATCTTGTGAAGATTTATCGTTCTTTTTTTGAATTGTTTGCAGTTGTGGTGTCACGGCCACTGAGGGGGTAATGTATTCCGTGTCACATTGTGGCTTTCACGATGTGGCACTCTCTTTTATTTGGGGCTGTGAGGTGCGCTATCGTGCCAAAACCTCGCAATGTCAACTTAATTCCTGCGAAATATACCCAGAAGTAGGGGTGGCTTTTTGGTTGCGATGCTGGCGGCGAATTGCCGCAAATCGGCGCCGCATCGCATTGAAAAACTTCGCTAA
Proteins encoded:
- the sepH gene encoding septation protein SepH, which codes for MRELHLVAHESNATSLVLCAEDSDEQFFLAVDDSLLEILTSPDAAPTEARQDATPPPATPEPPPADPVPTLAPAAEEHTPEQDSRPSGPLTMRPREIQERIRGGASIAEIAEAIGVRESRIEPFAHPILLERSRMAELAKRALPVRDDGPASLTLWEILATAFAARDIDLTTSKWDSYRDPSGQWVVKVTWQSGISENSAEWSYHPKGTSASPTVVARNASAADLIDPQFSRPVRSLPHFDVPTPNEQTAPIPVVSDERSTEGDGFLENEEQVTPRNVKTPEPKRRRKAVTPHWEDVLLGVRTNTKRPRS
- the serC gene encoding phosphoserine transaminase, producing MTEFPTLPAELHPVDGRFGCGPSKVRTPQIQAIADGQPGIMGTSHRQAAVKNVVGSIREGLGELFQLPEGYEIVLSLGGATAFWDSATFGLIEKKSGHLSFGEFSGKFATAAAKAPWLEEPTVVKAEPGDAPAPQAMEGCDLLGWAHNETSTGAMAEVSRPANTDALIAIDATSGAGGLPVNVAETDVYYFSPQKCFASDGGLWLAVMSPAAIERIEKINASGRFIPAFLNLQTAVDNSRKNQTYNTPAVGTLLLLDNQVQWMNANGGLAGMVERTTASATALYQWADTREEASCYVADPAKRSLVVGTIDFADSIDAAQIAKILRANGIVDVEPYRKLGRNQLRIGMFPAIDSADIVTLTKAIDYILDGGFAAK
- a CDS encoding aldose 1-epimerase family protein; this encodes MTADIALKSGRYHAWLTTRGGGIRGLTWGGKNLTDTYAAGAAVPLSCGVMLGPWPNRTADGIFSHRGHIYRLPITEPERNNSIHGFIADVDWEVISATPEEAVLQYLLEPRPGWPWRMRFTNSYVLNDDGLTCTSTVTNLSRHRIPLGFGVHTYINAQDAPLDECVLRVPAASRLPLDPDRNLPCGPLMPVAGTQFDIRERTLVGTWLDDAFTVDKHAAGECFVLDARGAGAKLWFDPAFGWVQVFTAADFPGRGRAIAIEPMTCPPDGLRSGVDLIYLEPGESWEASWGVAGVEGEGKK